A region from the Anaerolineae bacterium genome encodes:
- the recA gene encoding recombinase RecA produces the protein MADNGQTKALETALANLKKRFGEGAIMKLGEAQHLQVASIPTGSLSLDIALGVGGVPKGRVIEIYGPESSGKTTLCQHIIAEAQKTGGIAAFVDVEHALDPIYAQKCGVQINELYVSQPDTGEQALEITEALVRSGVLTVVVVDSVAALVPRAEIEGEMGDSHMGLQARLMSQALRKLTGAIKTSNTSVVFTNQLRQKIGVMFGNPETTTGGMALRFYASVRLDIRRIQAIKDGGDVVGNRTRVTVKKNKVAPPFKVAEFDIMYNEGISKVGDILDLAVAEEIVDKRGAFFSYGETRLAQGRENAKKFMQENPELTLEIENKIREKFELPLRDPATVDYGSSQTQPASKKALYDASAETEEQD, from the coding sequence ATGGCAGACAACGGACAGACGAAAGCCCTGGAAACGGCCCTGGCCAACCTAAAAAAACGGTTTGGCGAGGGCGCTATTATGAAATTGGGCGAGGCGCAACATTTGCAAGTGGCCTCCATCCCCACCGGCTCGCTGTCCCTGGATATTGCCCTGGGCGTGGGCGGGGTGCCCAAAGGCCGGGTCATCGAAATTTACGGCCCGGAGAGTTCCGGTAAAACCACCCTCTGCCAGCACATCATTGCCGAAGCCCAAAAAACAGGGGGTATTGCCGCTTTTGTAGATGTAGAACACGCTTTAGACCCCATTTATGCCCAAAAATGCGGGGTGCAGATTAACGAGTTGTACGTATCTCAACCCGATACGGGCGAGCAGGCCCTGGAAATCACCGAAGCGTTGGTGCGCTCCGGGGTTTTAACCGTGGTGGTGGTTGATTCGGTGGCGGCCTTGGTGCCCCGGGCTGAGATTGAAGGTGAGATGGGCGATTCCCACATGGGTTTGCAGGCCCGTTTGATGAGCCAGGCGCTGCGTAAGTTAACAGGCGCCATCAAAACCAGCAATACCTCCGTTGTTTTCACCAACCAACTTCGCCAAAAGATTGGGGTTATGTTTGGCAACCCCGAAACCACCACCGGCGGGATGGCCCTGCGTTTTTATGCTTCGGTGCGGTTGGATATTCGCCGGATTCAGGCCATCAAGGATGGCGGCGACGTGGTGGGCAATCGCACCAGGGTAACGGTTAAAAAGAATAAAGTGGCCCCGCCCTTCAAAGTGGCCGAATTTGATATAATGTATAATGAGGGCATCTCTAAAGTAGGCGACATCCTGGACCTGGCTGTGGCCGAAGAGATTGTTGACAAACGGGGCGCCTTTTTCTCTTACGGTGAAACCCGGCTGGCCCAGGGCCGCGAAAACGCCAAAAAGTTTATGCAAGAAAATCCCGAGTTGACCCTGGAAATTGAAAACAAGATCAGAGAAAAGTTTGAACTGCCGCTCAGAGACCCGGCCACAGTTGATTACGGCTCAAGCCAAACCCAACCGGCCTCAAAAAAGGCGCTCTATGACGCGTCGGCAGAAACAGAAGAGCAGGATTAA
- a CDS encoding RecX family transcriptional regulator has product MAGIITALQVQQRNQERVNVFVDGQFALGVTMLVAATLRKGQYLSDTDIEKLKQEDQRSKAYDKAIRFLGYRARSQTEVADYLRDKGYAPEVIEETVSRLVERQYLDDEAFARFWLENREQFRPRGRQALRYELKQKGISDEIIQTVLADVDEDELAWLAVAGKLQRWQNLPEPDLQKKVISFLSRRGFSYQTARQVFDRARSLLNIGE; this is encoded by the coding sequence ATGGCCGGTATCATCACGGCCTTACAGGTACAACAGCGAAATCAAGAACGGGTCAATGTATTTGTGGACGGCCAATTCGCCCTGGGCGTGACCATGCTGGTGGCCGCCACCTTGCGTAAAGGTCAATATTTAAGCGACACCGATATAGAAAAACTCAAACAGGAGGACCAGCGCAGCAAGGCTTACGATAAAGCGATACGCTTTTTAGGGTATCGAGCGCGGAGTCAAACAGAGGTGGCCGATTATTTGCGCGACAAAGGCTATGCCCCTGAAGTGATTGAGGAAACCGTGAGCCGCCTGGTTGAGCGGCAATATCTTGATGACGAGGCGTTTGCCCGTTTTTGGTTGGAAAATAGAGAACAATTTCGGCCGCGCGGGCGACAGGCCTTGCGCTACGAGTTAAAACAAAAAGGTATTTCCGACGAAATCATCCAAACCGTTTTGGCCGATGTAGATGAAGATGAATTGGCCTGGCTGGCCGTGGCCGGTAAACTTCAACGCTGGCAAAATTTGCCTGAACCGGATTTACAGAAAAAGGTAATCAGCTTTTTGAGCAGGCGTGGTTTTAGTTACCAAACGGCTCGTCAGGTTTTCGACCGCGCCCGGTCCTTGTTGAATATTGGGGAGTAG